In Promicromonospora sukumoe, the following proteins share a genomic window:
- a CDS encoding DUF192 domain-containing protein — translation MTEIRLLVDGEAVADVVVAETVLARARGLLFRRVLPEALLLRPCSSVHGAWMRVPLDVALVSRDMRVLRTRVLRPWGMTAPFRGTTQVLEAPVGSFERWGLEVGSELRLAAAPSGALP, via the coding sequence ATGACGGAGATCCGGCTCCTGGTCGACGGAGAGGCGGTCGCCGACGTCGTCGTCGCCGAAACCGTCCTGGCCCGGGCGCGCGGCCTGCTGTTCCGACGGGTCCTGCCCGAGGCGCTCCTGCTGCGGCCCTGCTCGTCGGTCCACGGCGCCTGGATGCGCGTGCCGCTGGACGTCGCCCTGGTCTCTCGCGACATGCGCGTACTCAGGACCCGGGTGCTGCGACCCTGGGGGATGACGGCCCCGTTCCGTGGGACCACGCAGGTGCTGGAGGCGCCCGTCGGGAGCTTCGAACGGTGGGGCCTCGAGGTGGGCAGCGAGCTCCGGCTCGCCGCGGCACCGTCCGGCGCGCTGCCGTAG
- a CDS encoding DUF6510 family protein: MTHHLDGNVLAGALSEVFRADVTAARGRCGGCGHMAVLGEAMVYTDAPGLVARCAGCDQVLATVVDAGDRVILSLAGLSAVELRR, encoded by the coding sequence ATGACACACCACCTCGACGGCAACGTGCTGGCCGGAGCGCTCTCCGAGGTGTTCCGGGCCGACGTGACCGCCGCGCGCGGCCGCTGCGGCGGCTGCGGGCACATGGCCGTGCTCGGCGAGGCCATGGTCTACACCGACGCGCCCGGGCTCGTGGCCCGCTGCGCCGGGTGCGACCAGGTGCTCGCGACGGTCGTCGACGCGGGCGACCGCGTGATCCTGAGCCTCGCGGGGCTGAGCGCGGTCGAGCTGCGCCGCTGA
- a CDS encoding FAD-binding oxidoreductase: protein MSAQDVAPLRRSRPRAAWHTGTVVETRRETPSAARIVLDVPTWPGSDAGSHLDVRLTAPDGYQASRSYSVATASPGGQVVLAVDELPDGEVSPFLVHDLRPGDQVELHGPLGAFFVWRPGESTRPVQLVAGGSGVVPLYAMAAAHGAAADATPFRLLYSARTPDDVFFADELAALAGPDLALDLVYTRGAPAGWPDPVGRLTREALAARTLPAEQRPRVYVCGSTGFVETVAVWLQELGHAAADIHTERFGGL from the coding sequence GTGAGCGCGCAGGACGTGGCACCGCTGCGCCGGTCCCGGCCGCGCGCGGCGTGGCACACCGGGACGGTCGTCGAGACGCGCCGCGAGACGCCCTCGGCGGCGCGCATCGTGCTGGACGTGCCCACGTGGCCGGGCAGCGACGCCGGCTCGCACCTCGACGTGCGCCTCACCGCCCCGGACGGCTACCAGGCGAGCCGGTCCTACTCGGTCGCCACCGCGTCCCCCGGGGGCCAGGTGGTCCTCGCGGTCGACGAGCTGCCCGACGGCGAGGTCTCGCCCTTCCTGGTCCACGACCTGCGGCCCGGCGACCAGGTCGAGCTGCACGGCCCGCTGGGCGCGTTCTTCGTCTGGCGGCCCGGCGAGAGCACGCGGCCGGTCCAGCTCGTCGCGGGCGGCTCCGGCGTCGTCCCCCTGTACGCCATGGCCGCCGCGCACGGCGCGGCCGCCGATGCCACGCCCTTCCGGCTGCTCTACTCGGCGCGCACGCCCGACGACGTCTTCTTCGCCGACGAGCTCGCCGCCCTGGCCGGGCCGGACCTGGCGCTCGACCTGGTCTACACGCGCGGGGCGCCCGCCGGCTGGCCGGACCCGGTCGGGCGGCTCACGCGCGAGGCTCTCGCCGCGCGCACCCTCCCCGCGGAGCAGCGTCCGCGCGTCTACGTCTGCGGCTCGACGGGCTTCGTCGAGACGGTCGCCGTGTGGCTGCAGGAGCTGGGCCACGCCGCGGCGGACATCCACACCGAGCGTTTCGGAGGCCTGTAG
- a CDS encoding molybdopterin-dependent oxidoreductase, which translates to MSFVTRGFSGRKREADPRLPPGQTLVQDWPVLSAGPTPRVDTDDWEFTIRDETGADHRWSWDELLALGVEDVTVDIHCVTHWSKLDMGWRGVSLDKVFENVESEHEYVMAHSYGGYTTNVPLEDLLDGRAWIATEAEGEPLDPEHGGPARLLVPHLYFWKSAKWVRGLTMMPDNDPGFWEQYGYHLYGDPWKEERYW; encoded by the coding sequence ATGTCCTTCGTCACCCGTGGTTTCTCCGGTCGCAAGCGCGAGGCGGACCCGCGCCTGCCTCCGGGCCAGACCCTCGTCCAGGACTGGCCGGTGCTCAGCGCCGGGCCGACCCCGCGCGTCGACACCGACGACTGGGAGTTCACCATCCGCGACGAGACCGGCGCCGACCACCGCTGGAGCTGGGACGAGCTGCTCGCGCTCGGCGTCGAGGACGTCACCGTGGACATCCACTGCGTGACCCACTGGTCCAAGCTCGACATGGGGTGGCGTGGCGTGAGCCTGGACAAGGTGTTCGAGAACGTCGAGTCCGAGCACGAGTACGTCATGGCGCACTCCTACGGCGGCTACACGACGAACGTCCCGCTGGAGGACCTGCTCGACGGCAGGGCCTGGATCGCCACCGAGGCGGAGGGCGAGCCCCTCGACCCGGAGCACGGCGGCCCGGCCCGGCTGCTCGTACCGCACCTGTACTTCTGGAAGAGCGCCAAGTGGGTCCGGGGCCTGACGATGATGCCCGACAACGACCCCGGCTTCTGGGAGCAGTACGGCTACCACCTCTACGGCGACCCGTGGAAGGAGGAGCGGTACTGGTGA
- a CDS encoding FAD-dependent oxidoreductase, which produces MDDRPVILLAGGDHADVVEQEFRARYDRDYRIELTHGQAACLDRARELVGEGEQITMVAAEHHLPDGTAIELLHQLPSVVATARRVSLVPFEYFNDSLDELRDAMTRRDLDTYVILPRGPRDEEFHTALIELLSEWGWSVGRPVVTVTDLVAEPGDRNAAAIRDLLERLGFPYRALTPDDEEAAEILETAGPGAELPVVSTFRGQALSAATPAAVTEAIYGGFDSIPDGVIADVAIIGAGPAGLATAVYAASEGLATVVLERDAIGGQAGSSSMIRNYLGFPRGISGMRLAQRSRIQASRFGARFFTGRPAARIEPGPPNEPEHQHLHVRGAQLCARTVVLATGVAYRRLGLPGVEDLVGAGVYYGAATSMAREMQDRDVYVVGGGNSAGQAAVHLAKFAGGVTILVRRASLAETMSDYLVREIEATPTIQVRTRTVVADGGGDAWLQWLRLENLETGESTKTSADGLFCLLGAEPDCSWLPEGVALDERGFVLTGRDVPRDAWVDGQPPASLETTVPGVFAVGDVRAGSMKRVASASGEGASVLPLVHAHLARLRAEEFGA; this is translated from the coding sequence ATGGACGACAGGCCAGTCATCCTGCTGGCGGGCGGCGACCACGCCGACGTCGTCGAGCAGGAGTTCCGCGCCCGCTATGACCGTGACTACCGGATCGAGCTGACCCACGGCCAGGCCGCGTGCCTGGACCGGGCGCGGGAGCTGGTGGGCGAGGGCGAGCAGATCACGATGGTCGCCGCCGAGCACCACCTGCCCGACGGCACGGCGATCGAGCTGCTGCACCAGCTCCCGTCCGTCGTCGCCACCGCGCGGCGCGTGTCGCTCGTGCCGTTCGAGTACTTCAACGACAGCCTGGACGAGCTGCGGGACGCGATGACGCGCCGGGACCTCGACACGTACGTCATCCTCCCGCGCGGGCCGCGCGACGAGGAGTTCCACACCGCGCTGATCGAGCTGCTCTCCGAGTGGGGCTGGTCGGTGGGCCGGCCCGTCGTGACGGTGACCGACCTGGTGGCCGAGCCCGGCGACCGGAACGCGGCGGCGATCCGCGACCTGCTGGAGCGCCTCGGCTTCCCGTACCGCGCGCTGACGCCGGACGACGAGGAGGCGGCCGAGATCCTCGAGACCGCCGGTCCGGGCGCCGAGCTGCCCGTGGTCAGCACGTTCCGGGGCCAGGCGCTGTCCGCGGCGACCCCGGCGGCCGTGACCGAGGCGATCTACGGCGGGTTCGACTCGATCCCCGACGGCGTGATCGCGGACGTCGCGATCATCGGCGCCGGCCCGGCGGGCCTCGCCACCGCCGTCTACGCGGCGTCCGAGGGGCTGGCGACCGTCGTGCTGGAACGGGACGCGATCGGCGGCCAGGCCGGGTCGAGCTCGATGATCCGCAACTACCTCGGGTTCCCGCGCGGGATCTCGGGCATGCGGCTGGCGCAACGGTCCCGCATCCAGGCGAGCCGGTTCGGCGCGCGCTTCTTCACGGGACGCCCCGCGGCCCGCATCGAGCCGGGGCCGCCGAACGAGCCCGAGCACCAGCACCTGCACGTCCGCGGCGCGCAGCTCTGCGCCCGCACCGTGGTGCTCGCGACCGGCGTCGCCTACCGGCGGCTGGGCTTGCCCGGGGTCGAGGACCTCGTGGGCGCCGGGGTGTACTACGGCGCCGCCACGTCGATGGCGCGCGAGATGCAGGACCGCGACGTCTACGTGGTCGGTGGCGGCAACTCCGCGGGCCAGGCCGCCGTCCACCTCGCCAAGTTCGCGGGCGGGGTGACCATCCTGGTGCGCCGCGCGAGCCTCGCCGAGACCATGTCCGACTACCTGGTGCGCGAGATCGAGGCGACGCCCACCATCCAGGTGCGCACCCGGACCGTCGTCGCCGACGGCGGCGGGGACGCCTGGCTCCAGTGGCTCCGGCTGGAGAACCTGGAGACCGGCGAGTCGACCAAGACCTCCGCCGACGGCCTGTTCTGCCTGCTCGGCGCCGAGCCCGACTGCTCGTGGCTGCCCGAGGGTGTGGCGCTCGACGAGCGGGGCTTCGTGCTCACCGGCCGGGACGTGCCCCGCGACGCCTGGGTCGACGGCCAGCCGCCCGCCAGCCTGGAGACGACCGTGCCGGGCGTCTTCGCGGTGGGCGACGTCCGCGCCGGGTCGATGAAGCGGGTCGCGTCGGCGAGCGGCGAGGGCGCGTCGGTGCTGCCGCTGGTCCACGCGCACCTGGCGCGCCTGCGCGCGGAGGAGTTCGGCGCCTGA
- a CDS encoding MFS transporter yields the protein MSTTTPAQRRSPLGSKDRVKTAVAAAVGTSVENYDFVAFGTAAALYFGSVFFPESDPLTGTLLAFATLAVGFVMRPLGGAVGGYLADRFGRKPVLVGAMLVMGGATVLIGVLPTYAQIGVAAPILLVVIRMIQGLAFGAEWGGAITMAYEHAPWHRRGMFAAIPQSGNPLGIALASGMFALSAGLPGDWKWRTPFLLSAVLVIVALVVRSRLSESPEFQEAVATGKTVKNPFLATLRNDWRSILRVIALRVVESFAYYSTATYLLSYISERDPELRSTALGAITAASITAVVVTFLAGSLTDRVGRRPVYIAGCVAAMLFAFPMYLMTNQGNPVLVVLVFVIGIGLIHAALTGTQGALLTEQFQTATRTSGASLGYQLAAALGGFAPLIAAALVGAFGWPGASVLYLGAAVIGLIGILVTKETWPRAERERVAALVEAERNR from the coding sequence ATGTCCACGACGACCCCCGCGCAACGGCGCTCACCGCTCGGCTCGAAGGACCGGGTCAAGACCGCCGTCGCCGCCGCCGTCGGAACCAGCGTCGAGAACTACGACTTCGTCGCGTTCGGCACCGCGGCCGCGCTGTACTTCGGCTCCGTCTTCTTCCCCGAGAGCGACCCGCTCACCGGCACCCTCCTCGCGTTCGCGACCCTCGCGGTCGGGTTCGTGATGCGCCCGCTGGGCGGCGCCGTCGGCGGGTACCTCGCCGACCGGTTCGGCCGCAAGCCGGTGCTGGTGGGCGCCATGCTCGTGATGGGCGGCGCCACCGTGCTGATCGGCGTGCTGCCGACGTACGCCCAGATCGGCGTCGCCGCACCGATCCTGCTGGTCGTCATCCGGATGATCCAGGGCCTCGCCTTCGGCGCCGAGTGGGGCGGCGCCATCACGATGGCGTACGAGCACGCGCCCTGGCACCGCCGCGGCATGTTCGCGGCCATCCCGCAGTCGGGCAACCCGCTCGGCATCGCGCTCGCCAGCGGCATGTTCGCGCTGAGCGCCGGCCTGCCCGGCGACTGGAAGTGGCGCACGCCGTTCCTGCTCAGCGCGGTGCTGGTGATCGTGGCCCTGGTGGTGCGCTCGCGCCTGTCGGAGTCGCCCGAGTTCCAGGAGGCCGTGGCGACGGGCAAGACCGTGAAGAACCCGTTCCTGGCCACGCTCCGGAACGACTGGCGCAGCATCCTGCGCGTCATCGCGCTGCGCGTCGTCGAGTCGTTCGCGTACTACTCCACGGCGACGTACCTGCTCAGCTACATCTCGGAGCGTGACCCGGAGCTGCGGTCCACGGCGCTGGGCGCGATCACGGCGGCGAGCATCACGGCGGTGGTGGTCACGTTCCTCGCGGGCTCGCTCACCGACCGGGTGGGCCGGCGTCCGGTCTACATCGCGGGCTGTGTCGCGGCGATGCTGTTCGCGTTCCCGATGTACCTGATGACCAACCAGGGCAACCCGGTGCTGGTCGTGCTCGTCTTCGTGATCGGCATCGGCCTGATCCACGCGGCGCTCACCGGCACCCAGGGCGCGCTGCTGACCGAGCAGTTCCAGACGGCGACCCGCACGTCGGGCGCCTCGCTCGGCTACCAGCTCGCGGCGGCGCTCGGCGGTTTTGCGCCGCTCATCGCGGCCGCGCTGGTCGGGGCGTTCGGCTGGCCCGGCGCGTCGGTGCTGTACCTGGGCGCCGCCGTCATCGGCCTGATCGGCATCCTGGTGACCAAGGAGACCTGGCCGCGGGCCGAGCGCGAGCGCGTGGCGGCCCTGGTGGAGGCGGAGCGCAACCGCTGA
- a CDS encoding RpiB/LacA/LacB family sugar-phosphate isomerase, translating to MRVALGADHAGFPFKDLVREAVEGLGHTVVDCGTDSTDPVDFPDITQATCAPVLAGEADRAILVCGTGAGAIMAANKIPGIRCGLANEPYSAHQAVEHDDANAIALGAWLAPRAFVPDIVREFLAATFDDDADTRRRVAKLNALDDLAPSAP from the coding sequence ATGAGAGTCGCACTCGGAGCCGACCACGCCGGCTTCCCCTTCAAGGACCTGGTCCGGGAGGCGGTCGAGGGCCTCGGGCACACGGTCGTCGACTGCGGCACCGACAGCACCGACCCCGTCGACTTCCCCGACATCACGCAGGCCACCTGCGCGCCCGTGCTCGCGGGCGAGGCCGACCGCGCCATCCTCGTGTGCGGCACCGGGGCGGGCGCCATCATGGCGGCCAACAAGATCCCGGGCATCCGCTGCGGGCTGGCCAACGAGCCGTACTCGGCCCACCAGGCGGTCGAGCACGACGACGCGAACGCGATCGCCCTCGGGGCCTGGCTCGCGCCGCGCGCCTTCGTCCCCGACATCGTCCGCGAGTTCCTCGCCGCCACCTTCGACGACGACGCCGACACCCGCCGGCGCGTCGCCAAGCTCAACGCGCTCGACGACCTCGCGCCGTCGGCCCCCTGA